From a single Micromonas commoda chromosome 5, complete sequence genomic region:
- a CDS encoding predicted protein, giving the protein MGNAMTAMKKAFDDMFGNKEMRVVMLGLDAAGKTTILYKLHIGEVLSTVPTLGFNVEKVQYKNVVFTVWDVGGQEKLRPLWRHYFNNTDALIFVVDSLDRDRIQRAKDEFNSIINDPFMKNSAILVFANKQDMRGALTAAEIAEGLGLSELRGRRWHCQSAVATQGLGLYEGLDWLSGTLKSMQSRGLRTSVGTSGAKGTNFSAAGVKKSVMSFF; this is encoded by the exons ATGGGGAACGCGATGACCGCCATGAAGAAGGCGTTCGACGACATGTTCGGCAACAAGGAGATGAGG GTTGTCATGCTTGgactggacgccgcgggaaaGACGACGATCCTCTACAAGCTTCACATAGGGGAGGTGCTGAGCACGGTGCCCACGCTGG GTTTCAACGTGGAGAAGGTGCAGTACAAGAACGTGGTGTTCACGGTGTGGGACGTGGGCGGGCAGGAGAAGCTCCGCCCGCTGTGGCGCCACTACTTCAACAACACCGACGCTCTgatcttcgtcgtcgactcGCTCGACCGAGATCGCATCCAGCGCGCTAAAGACGAGTTCAACAGCATCATCAACGATCCGTTCATGAAAAACAGCGCCATCCTGGTGTTTGCCAACAAACAGGACATGCGGGGCGccctgaccgccgcggagatcgccGAGGGGCTCGGCCTGTCGGAGTTGAGGGGCCGACGATGGCACTGCcagagcgccgtcgccacgcaAGGCCTGGGCCTGTACGAGGGTTTGGACTGGCTCAGCGGCACGCTCAAGTCGATGCAGTCGCGGGGTTTACGGACGAGCGTGGGGACGTCGGGGGCGAAGGGCACCaacttctccgcggcgggggtcaAAAAGTCCGTCATGTCGTTCTTCTGA
- a CDS encoding predicted protein — MAGLVLGAAAPAVGARARSTSRGPAAPKAAYCMPTHSGLKANPLAMARDRVATLGDKVHASLAVAGGSGKGARSVATMMPIGVPRVPYKTPNENSWQWVDIWNCLYRERIVWVGQTIDEELGNQLVATMLYLDSIEKGGKDIYLYINTEGGDVVPTMAILDTMGYIKSDVGCVGFGSARAMGGMLLANGAKGKRAALPNTCIMLHHPAGVARGSASDIHNEGKELLKIRAKINKMVSRATGQPEEKVHEDIRRDFHLTAEQALDYGIVDKVLYKRRGPR; from the coding sequence ATGGCTggtctcgtcctcggcgccgccgcgccggccgtcggtgcccgcgcgcgatccacctcgcgcggccccgccgcccccaaGGCTGCTTACTGCATGCCCACCCACAGCGGCCTCAAGGCGAACcccctcgcgatggcgcgcgaccgcgtcgccaccctcggcgaTAAGGTGcacgcctcgctcgcggtggctGGGGGTTCGGGGAAGGGCGCGCGATCGGTCGCGACGATGATGCCCATCGGAGTCCCCCGCGTCCCTTACAAGACCCCGAACGAGAACTCTTGGCAGTGGGTCGACATCTGGAACTGCCTCTACCGCGAGCGCATCGTCTGGGTCGGCCAGAcgatcgacgaggagctcgggaACCAGCTCGTCGCCACGATGCTCTACCTCGACTCGATCGAGAAGGGCGGCAAGGACATCTACCTGTACATCAAcaccgagggcggcgacgtcgtgcccACGATGGCCATCCTCGACACCATGGGCTACATCAAGTCGGACGTCGGATGCGTCGGATTCGGGTCCGCGAGGGCCATGGGCGGCATGCTCCTCGCCAACGGCGCCAAGGGCAAGCGCGCGGCTCTGCCCAACACGTGCATCATGCTCCACcaccccgcgggcgtcgcgcgcgggtccgcctcGGACATTCACAACGAGGGCAAGGAGCTGCTCAAGATCCGCGCGAAGATCAACAAGATggtgtcgcgcgcgacgggtcaGCCCGAGGAGAAGGTGCACGAAGACATTCGCCGCGATTTCCACCTCACCGCGGAGCAAGCGCTCGACTACGGCATCGTCGACAAGGTGCTCTACAAGAGGCGCGGACCGAGGTGA
- a CDS encoding predicted protein: MMSAVVGAGAGAARAVAGAAAGEGRMTARARASTNGGSAAGWRVARWGEGRPAGRSRVSGGVGGGFSGAALGGAGRAGADKSTAAVAVNGKRAPSIDEMDMDPEHVKFASQDELDQSEIMKCKDGVCTYVIDDIIAPVKSDMEQMRSNILDIVGRKNPLLLAAADQIFGAGGKRLRPVLVFLVARATAQLMSMDDITERQRRLAEITEMIHTASLVHDDVLDDCDTRRGAETIHTLYGTRVAILAGDFLFAQSSWYLANLDNLEVIKLISQVIADFADGEISQAGALFNCDVTLEGYLEKSHNKTASLIAASCKSAAVFSEVSEDVKMDMYEYGKHLGLAFQIVDDILDFTQSEAQLGKPKGQDLASGNLTAPCIFALGRNPRLRELIETQFANPEDLAEAIEIVNESGIEDARRLAREEADMALAALKGLPEGKAKTSLVDMVGYVLERLY, from the exons ATGATGAGCGCGGtcgtcggggcgggcgcgggcgccgcgcgcgcggtggcgggcgcAGCTGCGGGAGAGGGGAGGATGACGGCGAGGGCCAGGGCGAGCACGAACGGGGGCTCGGCCGCCGGgtggcgcgtcgctcgctgGGGCGAAGGCCGGCCCGCCGGGCGCTCTCGCGTGAGCGGTGGTgtgggcggcgggttcagcggggcggcgctcgggggcgccgggcgcgcgggagccgacAAGTCGAcagccgcggtggccgtCAATGGCAAGAGGGCCCCCTCCATCGACGAGATGGACATGGACCCCGAGCACGTCAAGTTCGCGTCGCAGGATGAGCTCGATCAGAG CGAGATCATGAAGTGCAAGGACGGCGTGTGCACCTACGTCATCGACGACATCATCGCCCCGGTGAAGAGCGACATGGAGCAGATGCGCTCCAACATCCTCGACATCGTCGGCCGCAAGAACCCCCTCCttttggccgccgccgatcagATCTTCGGAGCGGGGGGCAAGCGCCTCCGTCCGGTgctcgtcttcctcgtcgctcgcgccaccgcgcagcTCATGTCGATGGACGACATCACCGAGCGCCAACGAAGGCTGGCGGAGATCACCGAGATGATTCACACGGCGTCCCTCgtgcacgacgacgtcctcgacgattGCGACACGCGAAGAGGAGCGGAGACCATTCACACGCTGTACGGaacccgcgtcgcgatcctcgccggtGACTTCCTCTTCGCGCAGAGCTCGTGGtacctcgccaacctcgatAACCTCGAGGTGATCAAGCTCATCTCCCAGGTCATCGCCGAtttcgccgacggcgagatcTCGCAGGCTGGGGCGCTGTTCAACTGCGACGTCACGCTCGAGGGTTACCTGGAGAAGAGCCACAACAAGACCGCGAGtctcatcgcggcgtcgtgtaagtccgcggcggtgttcaGCGAGGTGAGCGAGGACGTCAAGATGGACATGTACGAGTACGGCAAGCACCTCGGACTGGCGTTTCAGATTGTCGACGACATCCTGGACTTTACGCAGTCGGAGGCGCAGCTGGGCAAGCCGAAGGGGCAGGATCTCGCGTCCGGGAACCTCACCGCGCCGTGCATCTTCGCGCTGGGACGGAACCCGCGCCTCAGGGAACTCATCGAGACGCAGTTCGCGAATCCCGAGGatctcgcggaggcgatcgagaTTGTCAACGAGAGCGGAATCGAAGACGCCAGGCGGttggcgagggaggaggcagacatggccctcgcggcgctcaagggcCTCCCCGAGGGCAAGGCGAAGACCTCACTGGTGGACATGGTCGGGTAcgtgctcgagcgcctgTACTGA